The Leadbettera azotonutricia ZAS-9 genome has a window encoding:
- a CDS encoding flavodoxin family protein, with protein MRQTAKIIGINGSPRKGWSTHVLVEEALKGAATEGAETELVNLYDLQFKGCISCFECKRKAGPSLGRCAVKDDIKPLLDRIDACDGLILGSPIYVGEVTASVRAFIERLTFQYITYRKDRKSFFPRRIPVKLIYTMNIPASAVEPNGYGVKFRFYEDLFARLIGPAETLLSTETWQTTDYGKYEMTMFDGDERKKRRETVFPEDKRKAFEMGAGILGR; from the coding sequence ATGAGACAAACAGCGAAGATAATCGGCATAAACGGCAGCCCCCGGAAGGGCTGGAGCACCCATGTTTTGGTAGAGGAAGCCCTGAAGGGGGCCGCCACAGAGGGCGCGGAAACGGAACTGGTGAACCTCTACGATTTGCAGTTCAAGGGCTGCATCAGCTGCTTTGAATGCAAGCGGAAGGCCGGACCCAGCCTGGGCCGCTGCGCCGTAAAAGACGATATAAAGCCCCTTCTGGACAGAATCGACGCTTGCGACGGCCTCATCCTGGGGTCTCCCATCTATGTCGGCGAAGTAACTGCCTCCGTCCGGGCCTTTATTGAACGCCTTACCTTCCAGTACATAACCTACCGCAAAGACAGGAAAAGCTTTTTCCCCCGGCGCATTCCGGTAAAGCTCATCTACACCATGAATATCCCCGCATCAGCAGTGGAACCCAACGGCTACGGGGTCAAATTCCGCTTTTATGAGGATCTTTTTGCCCGGCTTATCGGCCCTGCCGAAACCCTGCTCTCCACCGAAACCTGGCAGACCACGGACTACGGTAAATATGAAATGACCATGTTCGATGGGGATGAGCGGAAGAAGCGCCGGGAAACAGTCTTCCCCGAGGACAAGCGCAAGGCTTTTGAAATGGGGGCGGGGATTCTGGGGCGTTGA
- a CDS encoding methyl-accepting chemotaxis protein produces the protein MKISSMKNKVLFFSIIVYLLILGGSILALLVTARHIVGASVSQQLVQAGETKKLGLQSSVNSEMTLAMKMADSPIIKRHFLNPHDEEVKALAFEEIAGYRRAFASNSTFWASDADKDFYSDDAYSYTVNPDDPADYWYKMTLYETDKYNFNINYNDNLKKTMLWVNAPVFNGTGTNKTPIGLVGTGIVLSDFVDSQFSGLDSGITMYFYNSAFEITGSTDQNLIINKKKITDQDPEIASQLDSFKGKISGGEYKIFSVGNTEYFITHVDMLDWDMVLSMPVSSAMLLESPITSLAIIMLAVILAVFVICNVYVRFMLNPLGDLRQYMAVIAEGDFTRSFPYKKDDEIGDLVHYFNELVEKIRSLVGAIKQQVGALRSISDELSTRMGQTAAAINEITATIGSIKDRVINQSASVTETNATMGQISGNIAKLNGHVEKQTESVSQSSSAIEEMLANIESVTRTLVKNAENVTSLAEASEVGRGGLQEVAADIQEIAKESEGILEINGVMENIASQTNLLSMNAAIEAAHAGEAGKGFAVVADEIRKLAENSSEQSKTISGVLKKMKAAIEKITGSTDAVLNKFEAIDTQVKTVSDQEGNIRNAMEEQSAGSKQILDAISKLHELTQLVKGGSEEMLTGSGEIIKEGVNLEKASSEISGGMNEMASGADLINTAVIDVNQISGKNKESIEVLVKEISWFKVE, from the coding sequence ATGAAGATTTCATCAATGAAAAATAAGGTTCTGTTTTTTTCTATTATTGTGTACCTTTTGATTCTTGGGGGAAGTATACTGGCCCTCCTGGTTACTGCCCGTCATATTGTAGGCGCTTCGGTGAGTCAGCAATTGGTGCAGGCGGGGGAGACAAAGAAGCTCGGCCTCCAGTCGTCGGTGAATAGTGAAATGACCCTGGCTATGAAGATGGCTGATTCTCCCATTATAAAGCGCCATTTTCTAAATCCCCATGATGAGGAGGTAAAGGCCCTGGCCTTTGAGGAGATTGCAGGTTACCGCCGCGCTTTTGCCAGCAATTCTACTTTCTGGGCCAGCGATGCCGACAAGGACTTTTATTCCGATGATGCCTATTCCTATACCGTAAACCCCGATGATCCCGCGGACTATTGGTATAAGATGACCCTCTACGAAACTGATAAGTACAATTTCAATATCAATTACAATGACAACCTGAAAAAGACCATGCTCTGGGTAAATGCCCCGGTCTTTAACGGCACTGGTACAAACAAAACGCCCATAGGGTTGGTAGGAACCGGTATTGTGTTAAGCGATTTTGTGGATTCACAATTTTCGGGCCTTGATTCCGGGATAACCATGTATTTCTACAATAGTGCTTTTGAGATCACCGGCAGTACCGATCAGAACCTGATCATTAACAAGAAAAAGATTACGGATCAAGATCCCGAAATCGCTTCCCAGCTTGATTCGTTTAAAGGAAAAATTTCAGGAGGTGAGTATAAAATCTTTTCTGTCGGAAACACCGAATATTTTATTACCCATGTGGATATGCTCGACTGGGACATGGTGCTTTCCATGCCTGTCAGCTCCGCCATGCTATTGGAAAGCCCCATTACTTCCCTTGCGATAATAATGCTGGCGGTAATACTGGCTGTTTTTGTAATCTGCAATGTGTATGTCAGGTTTATGCTTAATCCTCTGGGTGATTTGCGCCAGTATATGGCGGTTATCGCCGAAGGCGATTTTACCCGCAGCTTCCCCTACAAAAAAGATGATGAAATCGGCGACCTTGTCCATTATTTCAATGAACTGGTAGAAAAAATACGCAGCCTCGTGGGTGCCATCAAGCAGCAGGTCGGCGCCCTTCGCAGCATAAGCGATGAGCTCTCCACCCGCATGGGGCAGACTGCCGCGGCAATCAATGAGATTACCGCTACCATCGGGAGCATAAAGGACAGGGTGATAAACCAGTCTGCCAGCGTTACCGAAACCAATGCAACCATGGGGCAGATCAGCGGTAATATCGCCAAGCTTAACGGTCATGTTGAAAAGCAAACCGAAAGTGTTTCCCAATCATCGTCGGCTATTGAAGAGATGCTCGCCAACATAGAATCTGTTACGAGGACTCTGGTAAAGAACGCCGAAAACGTAACAAGCCTGGCCGAGGCATCCGAAGTGGGCAGAGGCGGACTTCAGGAAGTTGCGGCCGATATTCAGGAAATCGCAAAAGAATCGGAAGGCATCCTCGAAATCAACGGAGTGATGGAAAACATCGCAAGCCAGACCAATCTTCTCTCCATGAATGCCGCCATCGAAGCAGCCCACGCAGGCGAAGCGGGCAAGGGCTTTGCGGTGGTGGCCGACGAGATCCGCAAGCTGGCGGAAAATTCCTCCGAGCAGTCAAAGACTATCTCCGGTGTGCTCAAGAAGATGAAGGCTGCCATCGAGAAAATCACTGGTTCTACCGATGCGGTATTGAACAAATTCGAAGCCATAGATACGCAGGTTAAGACCGTATCGGATCAGGAAGGGAACATACGCAACGCCATGGAAGAGCAGAGTGCGGGGAGCAAGCAGATCCTCGACGCTATTAGCAAGCTGCATGAACTCACCCAGTTGGTCAAAGGCGGTTCCGAAGAAATGCTTACCGGTTCCGGGGAGATCATCAAGGAAGGGGTAAATCTCGAAAAGGCAAGTTCAGAAATCTCCGGCGGCATGAATGAAATGGCTTCGGGCGCTGATCTTATCAATACCGCAGTAATCGATGTTAATCAAATATCAGGGAAGAACAAGGAAAGCATAGAGGTTCTAGTCAAGGAGATTTCCTGGTTCAAGGTGGAATAG
- the larA gene encoding nickel-dependent lactate racemase has translation MPSRIIVPRMLAEIRRGNPKADVTILIATGCHRETTRAELEDKFGPEILKNEKIIIHDCDSLDMIYLGKLPSGGDLIINKLAAEADLLIAEGFIEPHFFAGFSGGRKSVLPGIAGRKTVVYNHNAEFIAHPQARTGIVEGNPIHIDMLYAARKARLDFICNVVINARKEVIYAASGDCDLAHKAGREFLVGKCQVRAADPPVDIVIVTNGGYPLDQNIYQAVKGMTAAETTVRKGGVIIQLAASGDGHGASEFYKTFAEEKDLDRMLDTFMRTPRETTRVDQWQSQIFARVLKHARVIYVSEAPDEMVQDLHMTPAHSIEEAVKMAEEYLGNKNASIAVIPDGVAVIVRN, from the coding sequence GTGCCGAGCAGGATTATTGTGCCAAGAATGCTGGCTGAGATCCGCAGGGGCAATCCCAAAGCTGATGTAACCATCCTGATCGCAACGGGGTGCCACCGGGAAACCACCAGGGCTGAACTGGAAGATAAATTCGGTCCGGAGATCCTGAAAAATGAAAAAATCATAATTCATGACTGCGACTCCCTTGACATGATTTACCTGGGAAAGCTGCCCTCAGGCGGCGATCTCATCATCAATAAGTTGGCGGCGGAAGCGGATCTCCTGATAGCGGAAGGATTTATTGAACCCCACTTTTTTGCCGGTTTTTCAGGAGGCCGCAAGAGCGTGCTTCCTGGCATTGCCGGCCGCAAGACGGTGGTTTACAACCATAACGCCGAATTTATCGCTCATCCCCAGGCGCGCACCGGTATCGTAGAGGGCAATCCCATACACATCGATATGCTCTATGCCGCCCGGAAGGCCCGTCTCGATTTCATCTGCAATGTGGTTATCAATGCCCGTAAAGAAGTGATCTACGCCGCTTCCGGCGACTGTGACCTGGCCCACAAGGCGGGTAGGGAATTCCTTGTTGGTAAATGCCAGGTAAGGGCCGCCGATCCTCCTGTGGATATCGTCATCGTTACCAACGGCGGCTATCCCCTGGATCAGAATATCTATCAGGCGGTTAAGGGCATGACCGCAGCGGAAACCACAGTACGTAAAGGCGGGGTCATCATCCAATTGGCAGCCTCCGGCGATGGTCATGGGGCGTCCGAGTTCTACAAAACCTTTGCGGAAGAAAAAGACCTGGATCGTATGTTGGACACCTTCATGCGGACTCCCAGGGAAACTACCCGTGTGGATCAATGGCAGTCCCAGATATTCGCCCGTGTTTTAAAACACGCCAGGGTGATTTATGTCTCCGAAGCGCCCGACGAGATGGTTCAGGATTTGCACATGACGCCGGCCCATTCAATTGAGGAGGCGGTCAAAATGGCGGAGGAATACCTGGGCAATAAAAACGCATCTATAGCCGTCATACCTGATGGGGTCGCGGTGATAGTCAGGAACTAA
- a CDS encoding iron-containing alcohol dehydrogenase, producing the protein MNELFEKSRNLLSRWKGDKYIFGRGVLPQLGKVAAQFGKNALVICNTTYMKPVADQVTAALKGAGVELAGGTIVPDAGPNAPRADVYRIETWILHYKPDVIIAVGGGSTIDACKAANFLATLGKDITPEVDHWFGTGIVSEALKKTGKKLYPLIAVETSASSGAHLTKYSNITDPAVGQKKLVVDEGIVPAYAVFDYDVTASMPVPVTIDGALDSIAHCFEVFTGLPASVPQEKQDLCASICEAAVELTVQYAPRVIKNPKDMEAREAIGMSTDLGGYAIMVGGTHGPHMTSFSLVNLTGHGTACGIMNPYYAVFFSPAIEKQLRIVGRIFKKYGHLSEDLEALKGKDLGIAVARGMIAFGRSINAPTTLKDLPKWDDSYVSKILEAAKDPQLDMKLKNMPVPLTAAKIDEYMGPVIRAAVTGDLAGIKVMV; encoded by the coding sequence ATGAATGAATTATTTGAAAAATCCCGAAATTTGCTTTCTCGATGGAAAGGGGATAAATATATTTTCGGCCGGGGAGTTCTTCCTCAGCTTGGAAAAGTGGCGGCTCAATTCGGCAAAAATGCTTTAGTAATCTGCAATACCACCTATATGAAGCCTGTGGCGGATCAGGTGACGGCAGCCCTCAAGGGTGCTGGTGTTGAACTTGCCGGAGGGACCATAGTTCCCGATGCGGGTCCCAATGCCCCCCGGGCCGATGTGTACCGTATTGAGACGTGGATACTTCATTATAAGCCAGATGTGATTATCGCGGTAGGCGGGGGATCCACCATTGACGCCTGCAAAGCTGCCAACTTTTTAGCAACTCTGGGCAAAGATATTACCCCCGAGGTAGACCACTGGTTCGGTACTGGTATTGTGAGCGAGGCCCTGAAGAAAACCGGCAAAAAGCTCTACCCCCTGATCGCGGTGGAAACTTCCGCCAGTTCCGGTGCCCATCTCACCAAGTATTCCAATATCACGGATCCGGCAGTGGGGCAGAAAAAACTTGTAGTAGATGAAGGGATTGTACCCGCCTACGCAGTTTTCGATTATGACGTGACTGCCTCCATGCCTGTCCCGGTTACCATCGACGGCGCTCTGGATTCCATTGCCCACTGTTTCGAGGTGTTCACAGGTTTGCCCGCTTCTGTACCTCAGGAAAAACAGGATCTCTGCGCGTCCATTTGCGAAGCGGCCGTGGAACTTACGGTACAGTACGCACCCCGGGTTATCAAAAACCCAAAGGACATGGAAGCCCGGGAAGCCATTGGCATGAGCACCGACCTTGGCGGCTATGCCATCATGGTGGGAGGTACCCACGGCCCCCACATGACCAGTTTTTCTTTGGTGAATCTGACAGGTCACGGAACGGCCTGCGGGATCATGAATCCTTACTATGCGGTTTTTTTCTCACCGGCGATCGAAAAGCAGCTGCGTATTGTAGGCAGGATTTTCAAAAAATACGGACACTTGAGCGAAGACCTTGAAGCTCTCAAAGGCAAAGACCTGGGTATTGCAGTCGCCAGGGGTATGATAGCGTTCGGTAGGAGTATTAATGCGCCGACAACCCTCAAGGATTTGCCCAAGTGGGATGACTCCTATGTGTCCAAGATCCTGGAAGCGGCAAAAGATCCGCAGCTGGACATGAAGCTCAAGAATATGCCTGTACCCCTCACCGCCGCCAAGATTGATGAGTACATGGGCCCGGTTATCCGCGCTGCCGTGACAGGCGATCTTGCCGGTATTAAAGTGATGGTGTAG
- a CDS encoding thiamine pyrophosphate-binding protein, producing the protein MQASEAIVKILEKEGITDAFGIPGAGINCLYKYLEKAPIKHYLMRHEEAAVHAADGYYRAAGKPALAICTSGPGATNFVTGLYTAWQDSIPLIAITGQAVTAQLGKGAFQCVNIAEIVKTVCKKSWCVTNANTIPTVFREAFETALSGRPGPVLIDLPLDVQMANIEFDINEYTLSKIKTTKPSKASIEKTVKLLDEAKNPVIIMGGGVILAHAEKELVQFAEYMGIPVITTYMAKGGIPVDHPLNAGQAGIQVGAASSGNEVFLGADVVLGIGCRFTDRHTGNSVIYQGERKFIHIDIDPNELGKIIKTELGIIADAADAVPMLLEAARTAGKVRTRQHPSFAEMRKKFIHYPDSNKKVMDPREVFEVINQAFDDETQYTTGCGITQIWSGQYQRINKPRKYFPSGGAGTLGYDIPAAIGAVAGSKGKKTACLIGDFGFTFLVEEIAVAAVYKMPVIVLIINNAYLGLIRQNQNKAFNYEYEVRMEYNKGVMDYVKVAEGFACKAERVFTYPELEKALKNAIAAQGPYVIDIVVEDTTYCDMGNDIAHINHF; encoded by the coding sequence ATGCAAGCATCAGAAGCAATTGTCAAAATTTTGGAAAAAGAAGGTATCACCGATGCCTTCGGGATTCCCGGTGCGGGGATTAATTGTCTGTATAAGTACCTTGAGAAGGCACCGATAAAGCATTACCTTATGCGCCATGAGGAAGCAGCTGTTCACGCAGCCGACGGCTATTACCGCGCCGCAGGGAAACCGGCGCTGGCGATTTGCACCTCAGGGCCGGGGGCGACAAACTTTGTCACCGGTTTGTACACGGCCTGGCAGGATTCCATTCCCCTCATCGCCATCACCGGCCAGGCGGTTACCGCCCAGCTGGGTAAAGGGGCTTTTCAATGCGTTAACATTGCAGAGATCGTAAAAACGGTCTGCAAGAAATCCTGGTGTGTTACCAATGCCAACACTATTCCTACGGTTTTTCGGGAGGCCTTTGAGACCGCCCTGTCAGGCAGGCCTGGGCCGGTACTTATCGACCTCCCCCTGGATGTGCAGATGGCCAATATTGAGTTTGACATTAACGAGTATACACTATCGAAGATAAAGACCACCAAGCCTTCAAAAGCCTCCATTGAAAAAACAGTAAAATTGTTGGACGAAGCCAAGAACCCGGTGATCATTATGGGCGGCGGCGTAATACTGGCACATGCGGAAAAAGAACTGGTACAATTTGCTGAATACATGGGTATTCCAGTGATCACTACCTATATGGCCAAGGGAGGCATTCCTGTCGATCATCCTCTTAATGCTGGACAGGCGGGCATCCAGGTGGGGGCTGCTTCCAGCGGCAACGAAGTTTTCTTGGGCGCCGATGTGGTTTTGGGAATAGGATGCCGTTTCACCGATCGTCATACAGGGAATTCGGTGATCTACCAGGGTGAACGTAAATTCATCCATATTGATATTGATCCAAATGAACTTGGCAAAATTATTAAGACCGAATTGGGGATCATTGCTGACGCTGCCGATGCGGTACCTATGCTGTTGGAAGCCGCTAGGACCGCCGGGAAAGTACGGACCCGGCAGCATCCTTCTTTTGCGGAAATGCGGAAGAAATTCATCCACTATCCGGATTCCAATAAAAAGGTAATGGATCCAAGAGAAGTGTTCGAGGTAATAAATCAAGCCTTCGATGATGAAACTCAGTATACCACAGGCTGCGGCATCACCCAAATTTGGAGCGGCCAATATCAGCGGATCAACAAGCCCCGTAAATATTTCCCTTCAGGTGGTGCTGGTACTTTGGGTTATGACATTCCTGCAGCCATCGGAGCTGTGGCGGGAAGCAAGGGTAAGAAAACTGCGTGCCTCATCGGGGACTTTGGCTTTACCTTCCTGGTAGAAGAAATTGCGGTGGCAGCGGTGTATAAGATGCCCGTGATAGTGCTTATCATTAATAACGCTTATCTGGGGCTTATCCGCCAGAACCAGAACAAAGCCTTTAACTACGAATATGAAGTGCGGATGGAATACAACAAGGGTGTTATGGATTATGTAAAGGTGGCCGAAGGTTTTGCTTGCAAGGCGGAACGGGTCTTTACCTATCCTGAACTTGAGAAAGCCCTGAAGAACGCGATTGCTGCTCAGGGGCCCTATGTGATAGACATTGTAGTGGAAGATACAACTTACTGCGATATGGGGAATGATATTGCCCATATCAATCATTTTTAA
- a CDS encoding carbohydrate ABC transporter permease has product MGFTRRKLTIKIILTAFVAILSISMLIPFVWMISASFKIESDVFNVPVDWIPKIPTLDNYKMVWGSSVPFSKFLLNSIKVTLWCVIGELVTSALAGYAFAKIKFRGREIMFWLYVATLIFPGQMMLIPRFVLFRLTGLYNTHWTLILPGMFTAFGTFMLRQFFMTIPDELSEAAKIDGANHFSVFVKIVLPLSTAALSALVIFQFVGVWNDYEAPLVYIRSKELATIPLGLEFFRDENSTSYGAIMAASVCSLIPIFVVFLTFQRQFVAGIATSGMKE; this is encoded by the coding sequence ATGGGTTTTACAAGAAGAAAATTGACCATTAAGATCATACTTACTGCGTTTGTAGCAATATTATCAATTTCAATGCTTATACCCTTTGTTTGGATGATATCAGCCTCCTTTAAAATAGAATCGGATGTGTTCAATGTCCCAGTCGACTGGATACCAAAAATTCCAACATTAGATAATTACAAAATGGTTTGGGGCTCTAGCGTACCTTTCTCTAAATTTTTGTTAAATTCGATTAAGGTAACCCTGTGGTGTGTTATTGGAGAGCTTGTTACGAGTGCTTTAGCTGGTTATGCTTTTGCGAAGATCAAGTTCCGAGGTAGAGAGATAATGTTCTGGCTTTATGTGGCTACGTTAATTTTTCCAGGGCAGATGATGCTTATTCCTCGTTTTGTGCTCTTTCGTCTTACAGGTCTTTATAATACTCATTGGACGCTGATTCTGCCTGGTATGTTTACAGCATTCGGAACCTTTATGTTGCGTCAGTTTTTTATGACAATACCAGATGAATTGAGTGAAGCAGCTAAAATTGATGGAGCGAATCATTTCTCGGTATTCGTAAAGATTGTATTACCCTTATCAACTGCGGCACTTAGTGCATTAGTTATTTTTCAATTTGTAGGTGTATGGAACGACTACGAAGCCCCATTGGTGTATATAAGGTCAAAGGAGCTCGCCACTATCCCGTTGGGATTGGAATTTTTCAGGGATGAAAATTCTACGAGTTATGGCGCTATAATGGCTGCTTCAGTCTGTTCATTAATCCCGATCTTTGTGGTATTTTTGACATTTCAAAGGCAATTTGTGGCAGGTATAGCTACCTCCGGAATGAAGGAATGA
- a CDS encoding carbohydrate ABC transporter permease produces MSNIFVSSVFGIKSKKKPSTLVRNENFFGFAFLSINFVGYVIFRLVPILLALVLSFSKWNFIQGVRGIKIIGLDHYKNLLTDPIFIVSLINTIVYAIALVPISIFLALILGVILNEYVFGKGLLRLAFYIPYVSSMVAVSMVWMILFLPSYGPINNFFRTIGITDPPRWLNSSNTSLLSIIIVGVWQSLGYNIIIVLAGLQGISRSLYESADIDGANIIQKFFRITVPSLSSTMFFLVMICFIRSFQVFTPVQVMTQGGPGNSSSVLVYYIYRTAFLHNNIGYASAMSWVLFLLVFVFTVMRNFVMDRNKKSKKED; encoded by the coding sequence GTGAGTAATATTTTTGTCTCTTCAGTATTTGGCATAAAAAGTAAGAAAAAACCCTCAACCCTAGTACGTAATGAGAATTTTTTTGGTTTTGCTTTTCTTAGCATAAATTTTGTAGGCTATGTTATTTTTAGATTAGTACCTATTTTACTTGCGTTAGTGCTTAGTTTTTCGAAATGGAATTTTATTCAAGGCGTTCGTGGAATAAAGATAATTGGGTTAGACCATTATAAAAATCTTTTAACGGATCCTATTTTTATCGTTTCTCTTATTAATACGATTGTTTATGCTATTGCATTGGTACCTATTTCTATTTTTCTCGCACTTATTCTCGGGGTAATTTTGAACGAATATGTTTTTGGTAAGGGGCTTTTGCGATTGGCCTTTTATATACCTTATGTATCATCCATGGTAGCGGTTTCAATGGTGTGGATGATTTTATTTTTACCTTCCTATGGTCCTATCAATAATTTTTTTAGGACAATAGGCATTACTGATCCCCCCCGATGGCTTAATTCATCAAATACTTCATTACTTTCAATAATTATTGTAGGTGTATGGCAGTCTCTTGGGTATAATATCATTATAGTTTTAGCAGGTTTGCAAGGTATATCTCGCTCGCTTTATGAATCTGCAGATATTGACGGAGCTAATATAATTCAGAAATTTTTTAGAATAACGGTACCTTCTCTGTCTAGCACGATGTTTTTCCTTGTAATGATTTGTTTTATTCGATCCTTTCAAGTTTTCACGCCTGTTCAGGTCATGACGCAGGGTGGACCAGGCAATTCATCATCGGTGCTTGTCTACTATATTTATCGGACAGCCTTTCTGCACAACAATATTGGTTATGCTAGTGCGATGTCATGGGTATTGTTTTTGCTGGTGTTTGTATTTACAGTAATGCGTAATTTTGTAATGGATCGCAATAAAAAAAGCAAAAAAGAGGACTGA
- a CDS encoding ABC transporter substrate-binding protein: MRKCFGKSKNVKSVCLLLLTVFFIGCSKNTTKSGEVPTSAGPQKLLLYTWTNTDVIQPLLDGFNRDYAGKWEVEHIRLANALTMTINTALASGEQVDVMTQGSPIDLRQRYDDGIYLGMKQFLVKDGLTYEGVFGESTEKVYNFDGDYYAIPYGLQRAVVFFNKKMFDEIGVPYPDPNWTWADFRELAKKLTKGNGANKVYGAMYNLNPYWDHIASQRLGPFYYYSPDHQSTRFDAPEIREDLQFFYDMFMVDKTVMPYDEYMTLQLQDAANGMKALYSGRYAMWIADDGNNLFLDDSYTGGKLPSGTDIGMVGFPRPVGYNGLVTITHGSTTSIPASTKYPDGAWALAKYQCIDHADLFAGPKAMHPGYELKTDAEKLIFYSMLFKGRPGLDYNMAMEVTTRPYTLINRDNTIVQGQQKINDLILANVSRLFNGELTVDAVLSDLKTKGDQYIADDMKK; this comes from the coding sequence ATGAGAAAGTGTTTTGGAAAAAGCAAGAATGTTAAAAGTGTGTGTCTCTTGTTGCTCACGGTTTTCTTTATTGGTTGTTCGAAAAATACAACGAAATCTGGAGAAGTACCCACTTCAGCCGGACCGCAAAAACTCTTGCTTTACACATGGACCAATACAGATGTCATTCAGCCGTTACTAGATGGTTTTAACAGAGATTATGCAGGCAAGTGGGAAGTAGAACACATAAGGCTTGCAAATGCCTTGACTATGACAATCAATACCGCTCTTGCTTCGGGTGAACAGGTTGATGTTATGACCCAGGGTAGTCCTATAGATCTTCGTCAGCGTTATGATGATGGTATTTATCTTGGTATGAAGCAGTTCCTTGTAAAGGATGGCCTGACATATGAAGGGGTATTTGGGGAATCTACCGAGAAAGTCTATAATTTTGATGGTGATTATTATGCCATCCCATATGGCCTTCAGAGGGCTGTAGTTTTTTTCAACAAAAAGATGTTTGATGAGATCGGTGTTCCCTATCCAGATCCTAATTGGACTTGGGCCGATTTTCGCGAACTTGCCAAAAAGTTGACTAAAGGTAACGGTGCTAATAAAGTATATGGTGCAATGTATAATCTTAATCCCTATTGGGATCATATCGCCAGTCAAAGACTCGGGCCCTTTTATTATTACAGCCCGGATCATCAGTCTACCCGTTTTGATGCTCCTGAAATCAGGGAAGATCTACAGTTTTTCTATGATATGTTTATGGTTGATAAAACCGTTATGCCCTATGATGAATATATGACCCTCCAGTTACAGGATGCTGCAAATGGTATGAAAGCTCTTTATTCCGGTCGATATGCCATGTGGATTGCTGACGATGGAAATAACCTATTCCTAGACGATAGTTACACTGGTGGTAAACTTCCTTCAGGGACAGATATTGGTATGGTGGGTTTCCCTCGTCCGGTTGGATATAACGGTCTAGTTACCATTACCCATGGTTCTACTACCAGTATTCCTGCTAGTACAAAGTATCCTGATGGTGCTTGGGCTCTTGCTAAATATCAGTGTATCGATCATGCGGATCTTTTCGCAGGTCCTAAGGCTATGCATCCAGGTTACGAGTTAAAGACAGATGCTGAAAAGCTTATATTCTATTCTATGCTTTTCAAAGGTCGCCCTGGTCTTGACTATAATATGGCAATGGAAGTAACTACCCGGCCCTATACACTGATCAACCGAGACAATACCATTGTTCAGGGCCAACAAAAGATTAATGATCTAATACTTGCCAATGTGTCTCGCCTTTTTAACGGTGAATTGACTGTTGATGCTGTACTTAGTGATTTAAAAACTAAGGGCGATCAGTATATCGCCGATGACATGAAGAAATAG